TTAATCTGCAATATGGCACCGAACGCCCTAGATAAAGTGTAACGTTCCAAGATTAAACTTTATTGTGGCTCGGTAGCTCAGTCGGTAGAGCAGAGGACTGAAAATCCTCGTGTCGGCGGTTCGATTCCGTCCCGAGCCACCATTTATCACCACTTAATATGCCGGTGTAGCTCAACTGGTAGAGCAACTGACTTGTAATCAGTAGGTTGGGGGTTCAAGTCCTCTCGCCGGCACCATGTAATCCTGGAGGATTAGCGAAGCGGCCAAACGCATCAGACTGTAAATCTGCTCCCGTACGGGTTCGGTGGTTCGAATCCATCATCCTCCACCAGTTTTTCGAGTCATTAGCTCAGTTGGTAGAGCACCTGACTTTTAATCAGGGTGTCGAAGGTTCGAGCCCTTCATGACTCACCATTATATGCGCGTGTGGCGGAATTGGCAGACGCACTAGACTTAGGATCTAGCGTCTTTGACGTGGGGGTTCAAGTCCCTCCACGCGCATCCCTTATATGCGGAAGTGGCTCAGCGGTAGAGCATCGCCTTGCCAAGGCGAGGGTCGCGGGTTCGATTCCCGTCTTCCGCTCCAATATTTTGCGCCCTTAGCTCAGCTGGATAGAGCGTTTGACTACGAATCAAAAGGCCGGGAGTTCGAATCTCTCAGGGCGCGCCATTTATAACTTCATATGCCGGCGTGGCGGAATGGCAGACGCGCTCGACTCAAAATCGAGTGGGAAACCGTGGAGGTTCGAGTCCTCTCGCCGGTATAGATAACGGGATGTAGCTCAGCTTGGTAGAGCACCTGGTTTGGGACCAGGGGGTCGCATGTTCAAATCGTGTCATCCCGATTTTTACATGCGGGTGTAGTTCAATGGTAGAACTTTAGCCTTCCAAGCTAATAGCGTGGGTTCGATTCCCATCACCCGCTTTATAGAAATGCAAAAAAGAGATGGTTTCTGCCATCTCTTTTTTTGTATTTTTTTACGTTTCCATCAGATTTCGAATACATAGTTCAATGTTAGTAACTTATCGGATCATAGCTTATGAACAGTGGGAGAATACACAACACCCACAGTGATAAAGCTATGTTTATTTGCCGTTTTGTAAAACGCTTACAAAAATATCTTGCCTAATCCTTCGGCCTGTAATACTATATCAATTAAGCGCTTAACCTTTAGGGGTAAGGCGCTTAAACTTAACGTAGATTAAGCGCTTAACCCGTAAAGGGAAGGGAGATGATCATTCCATGACAACTATTAGAATGACGATGGCTCAGGCACTGCTCCGATATCTGGATCAGCAATATATTTCCGTTGATGGGGTGGAAACCAAGTTTGTGAAAGGTGTTATCGGCATTTTCGGTCACGGTAACGTAACTGGTATTGGAGAGGCACTGGAGCGTAGTTCTGGAAGTCTGACGTATATGCAGGGTAAAAATGAACAAGGCATGGTACATACGGCAGCAGCCTATGCCAAGCAGAAGAACCGTAGACAGATATATGCCTGCACAACATCCATCGGACCAGGAGCACTGAACATGATTACCGCAGCGGCAACGGCAACGGTCAATCGTATTCCCGTTTTACTGCTTCCGGGTGATAACTTTGCCACGCGTGAACCAGATCCCGTGCTGCAGCAGCTGGAGGTAAGCGGCGATTATACGATTTCAGCCACTGATCCGTTCAAAGCGGTCAGCAAATACTGGGATCGCATCGTGCGTCCCGAACAGCTGATGATTGCTGCCACGCAGGCGATGCGCGTGCTGATGGACCCGGCGGAGACGGGCGCGGTAACGCTGGCGCTGCCGCAGGATGTGCAGGCAGAGGCGTACGATTACCCTGAATCGTTCTTCGCCCGCAAGGTGCATTACCTGGACCGTCGTCCCCCGGTCCAGGCGGCAATAGAACGGGCAGCGCAGCAGATTGCCCGTGGCAGGAAGCCGCTGATTGTAGCAGGCGGCGGCGTGTTGTATGCCGAGGCATCTACACAGCTGGCTGAATTCGCCGAGGCATTTGGCATTCCGGTTGCCGAGACGCAGGCTGGCAAGAGTGCCTTGGCGTGGGACCACCCACTTAATGTGGGGGCTATCGGCGTTACCGGCTCGCTGGCTGCCAACAGGCTTGCCAGAGAAGCAGATGTGGTAATCGGCGTCGGCACCCGGTTCTCGGATTTTACGACGGCGTCTCGCTCCGCTTTTCAGCATCCCGAAGCGGCTTTCATCAATATTAACCTGAACGGCATGGATGCCGCCAAATTGGGTGGCGAAGCGATTTTGGCGGATGCACGGGAAGGTCTGCAAGCTTTGCAAGCGGCTTTACAGGGACGGCAGTACCACAGTGGATACGGAACATCTGAGATCGCCGACCTGCGGGATGAGTGGAACACCGAGGTGGATCGACTCTATGGACTGCAACATGAGGCAGGGTTGGCACAGACAACCGCGGTCGGTGTAATTAATCGGACCATTGACCCTTCTTCCGTCATTGTGTGTGCGGCGGGAAGTTTGCCTGGAGACTTGCACCGTCTATGGCGCGCGTCTGCACCGAAAACATACCACATGGAGTACGGCTTCTCCTGTATGGGCTATGAGGTGAGCGGTGCATTCGGAGCAACTCTTGCGGAGCCGGATCGTGAAGTGTATGCCATGGTGGGTGACGGTAGTTACCTAATGCTTCATTCTGAACTGGTGACGAGCTTGCAGGAACAGAAGAAGATGACCATTTTACTATTCAACAACAACGGATTTCAGTGTATTCATAATTTGCAACGGGAGCACGGAAGTGACGGTTTTGGCAACGAGTTTCGCTATCGGGAATCGGAGAGTGGACGACTGACCGGGGATTACATGCCTATGGATTTTGCAGCCCATGCCCGCAGCCTTGGAGCCAAAGCCTATAAGGCAGAGACGACAGAACAATTGGAGCAGGCGATCAGAGATGCACGGAATGAGACCGTGACTACACTGATCGAAATTCCAGTCGTGCCTGGAACCAATACTGGCGGATATGAGTCCTGGTGGAATGTGGGCGTGCCAGAAGTGTCCAACGAGGAAAAGGTGGTAACGGCTCACCACGCCATGCAGGCAAACCGTGCCAAAGTAAGACCTGTTTAATAGGCCATTTTGCATAAATTCAAAGAGTGTCTTTCACATCTGCATGATAAAGAGGGAATGCTTCACGTGTATATATGTTGTATGAATCAGGGTGCTTCTTCCTCTAAATATTTTCACCCAGCAACGAGTTACATCGAATGATGCAAAAATGTTGAACCACAAAAGGAGACGTGGAGCCATGAACAAGCTGCCATTTCAGCTCGGGATTCATCCGATCAACTGGGTCGGAGAGGATGTAAAGGAGCATGGTGATGCAACAACATGTGAACAGATTCTGGATGACATTCAGCGACTTGGCCTGACAGGTACGGAGATGGGACGCAAATATCC
This window of the Paenibacillus marchantiae genome carries:
- the iolD gene encoding 3D-(3,5/4)-trihydroxycyclohexane-1,2-dione acylhydrolase (decyclizing); the encoded protein is MTTIRMTMAQALLRYLDQQYISVDGVETKFVKGVIGIFGHGNVTGIGEALERSSGSLTYMQGKNEQGMVHTAAAYAKQKNRRQIYACTTSIGPGALNMITAAATATVNRIPVLLLPGDNFATREPDPVLQQLEVSGDYTISATDPFKAVSKYWDRIVRPEQLMIAATQAMRVLMDPAETGAVTLALPQDVQAEAYDYPESFFARKVHYLDRRPPVQAAIERAAQQIARGRKPLIVAGGGVLYAEASTQLAEFAEAFGIPVAETQAGKSALAWDHPLNVGAIGVTGSLAANRLAREADVVIGVGTRFSDFTTASRSAFQHPEAAFININLNGMDAAKLGGEAILADAREGLQALQAALQGRQYHSGYGTSEIADLRDEWNTEVDRLYGLQHEAGLAQTTAVGVINRTIDPSSVIVCAAGSLPGDLHRLWRASAPKTYHMEYGFSCMGYEVSGAFGATLAEPDREVYAMVGDGSYLMLHSELVTSLQEQKKMTILLFNNNGFQCIHNLQREHGSDGFGNEFRYRESESGRLTGDYMPMDFAAHARSLGAKAYKAETTEQLEQAIRDARNETVTTLIEIPVVPGTNTGGYESWWNVGVPEVSNEEKVVTAHHAMQANRAKVRPV